From the Bombus vancouverensis nearcticus chromosome 3, iyBomVanc1_principal, whole genome shotgun sequence genome, one window contains:
- the LOC117154146 gene encoding syntaxin-1A: protein MVRDRMPELRAYQNSSTMFGKGFLQDVRIQMSQNKKLKEVLDQVEEVRDLIQLIAANTAIVKDLHNNVLSYTNKDMQKELESRMYTISQTSFRIQRKLREMGKEITRLDDLTLTSAREGPIHLRIKVIQHTTMIKLFSEIMEDYNISMIRYHEKCRLLLHQQKMLIRKHITSEELEKLLDAQGNNLFVDNILEDSRIARQQLSDIQSRHNDIVKIEKSIGEVRDMFTEMAFLIERQGEQINSVEYFAGRAADDVDTGRIDLKKAEERSQRHRKRKIKLAIIISTIIIILLMIIIFL, encoded by the exons ATGGTCCGCGATCGAATGCCGGAGTTACGTGCC TATCAAAATAGTAGTACTATGTTTGGTAAAGGATTTTTACAAGATGTACGCATACAAATGTcccaaaataaaaaattgaaggaAGTATTAGATCAA GTTGAGGAAGTTCGAGACTTAATTCAACTTATTGCTGCCAATACCGCTATTGTAAAGGATTTACATAATAATGTTTTATCATACACTAATAAAG ATATGCAAAAAGAATTGGAAAGTCGAATGTATACTATTTCacaaacgtcatttcgtattCAACGAAAATTAAGAG aaatggGAAAAGAAATCACTCGTCTTGATGATTTAACTTTAACCAGCGCGAGGGAAGGTCCTATACATCTACGAATTAAAGTAATACAACATACAACGATGATAAAGCTATTCTCTGAAATTATGGAAGATTATAACATATCTATGATAAGATATCACGAAAAATGTCGTTTACTTTTACATCAACAAAAAATGTTAA TTCGAAAACATATTACGAGCGAAGAattggaaaaattactcgatgctCAAGGAAACAACTTATTTGTTGATAAT attTTAGAAGATAGTAGAATTGCAAGGCAACAATTATCTGATATTCAAAGTAGGCATAATGATATAGTCAAAATAGAAAAATCTATTGGAGAAGTTAGAGATATGTTTACGGAAATGGCATTTCTTATTGAAAGACAA GGAGAACAAATAAATAGTGTAGAATATTTTGCTGGAAGGGCAGCAGATGATGTTGACACTGGTCGTATTGACCTTAAAAAAGCAGAGGAAAGAAGTCAGAGACATAGAAAG agAAAAATTAAACTTGCTATCATAATTAGCACAATAATTATCATTTTGTTGATGATCATCATTTTCTTGTAA
- the LOC117154138 gene encoding condensin-2 complex subunit D3 isoform X1 — protein MEPLKIFDNFKFSELNEDWIQSVWDGEFMIYNEPPDEYQMFLESEDMRLLLNESCTVVKTWLEKGEDQNNFENYDSEISWNTLISMGINIRALLAVLGYIIKNGQSKTANEEARQSCLYATNLYFILLAIPGSCAFNVFHPTLYQRAIETIKIGSEHLLPPLKKHNKTISLDDLNITEQSMNETIILSQSEKEILIQNLNIIICSFILMIKSFRFNDHVQLLDITILGLIEVTKVEDNYIIGQCFNKKAGALNVSLPQNAYAALKELCNDKHGPVKITITIIAKYLLPCLLYSHMDAQTKIITNIREHTINFVKNLLDEYEKEAKTAILTLIQHIMLFCPDRLEARQKQANVLLKLFGICNQNIALEAFKDLILLSHHSKIPFRLFAQEIIGKLLLESFLVNCNITDCLKAKVKRVFFAIVLTRCMDCSSMVRGKAMAIIAEFTESSNETDKEIFLTIFKKSDVNKQFLTFHDIKNSLSEDTDFLPGSNALITMLADRVEDERAMVRRSTLQILKNLIVMVPFLIHEIVPIISLRCRDPVLIVRRFAVQVLSQLLEQFPDNSQLLNEWVQTVIPQIFDIEIKVQEKVLSCLEELLLNRIQSISTTTDTIADNLPWKILNAVANMKMRRHLSKACSLWVKNGVITNSIMKNIQSHIGTNNNIEAWVFLVALAENTKLPNMDKYFSNYQQIFLENNFYTSLVLQVLRCSWMSLDYEILEDLHIYLYKCLQQFKINFGLISICLDIIHNIIHYLNPDKNDNLLESNMLNLVKISEIEIAKIFEGENEDVEAPPNYLKAMFTLGHATILCSCKISPLTLRILQGMLLEWETLPEVIKPIEELQALAVVILGQQAIRDREIAEEVVQILGKLMREETNSIVQTAVKTNAAKALADICVRFTALVEPYLSDMCVSMKNSTPQVREAIVVIFIQLLLEDYIKVKGPFFFHILTMLSDSDNMIRELTIFLIEERLLTKNKSLISQQFLQSIYHYNNYQSQHKIYHHKMCEKEKKALTLPGGRNEKKRRIIYDFMLDHLDPPGKMKLLVKVTSQILDETCADLIDIKKEEGSGVLKDALYIISHERLRPSSFNRQGDDDQQEDEECRAQTNVPTSNAISIIIEGIKKYGLDVLLPRLIKLRIKLSALKSPLENVVKKILVKTYSEYNKDQLLNIVTEYPELEKEVEQFKKQMEDITVDDENFTEEENFASEINNQSASNKKLDLTMCNLHPKIVLERLSVPQLLNSNSPIRALDSLNSPTYSNSILCSPSQPGPSTSTPTCFSFESNGTVGRASKVRRLSSFFQNESELFDHEIRERNISQVQGDSESD, from the exons ATGGAAcctttaaaaatattcgataattttaaatttagtgAATTAAACGAAGACTGGATTCAATCTGTGTGGGATGGAGAATTTATGATTTATAATGAACCACCTGATGAGTATCAAATGTTTTTAGAGAGTGAGGACATGAGATTGCTTTTAAACGAATCCTGTACTGTTGTAAAAACTTGGCTAGAAAAAGGTGAAGATCAGAATAACTTTGAAAATTATGATTCTGAAATATCTTGGAATACATTGATTTCTATGGGTATAAACATACGTGCTTTATTAGCTGTATTgggttatataataaaaaatggtCAAAGCAAAACAGCCAATGAAGAAGCAAGACAATCATGTTTATATGCgactaatttatattttatacttttggCCATTCCTGGTAGCTGTGCATTCAATGTATTTCATCCTACTTTATATCAACGAGCCATAGAGACAATAAAAATAGGCTCTGAACATTTATTGCCTCCTCTTAAGAAACATAATAAAACAATAAGTTTAGATGATCTAAATATCACTGAACAATCAATGAATGAAACCATTATTCTTTCACAAAGTGAAAAAGAAATTctcatacaaaatttaaatattataatttgcagctttattttaatgataaaatCATTCCGGTTTAATGATCATGTACAGTTACTAGATATTACCATTCTTGGATTAATTGAAGTTACAAAGGTAGAGGATAATTACATAATTGGtcaatgttttaataaaaaagcAGGTGCTTTGAATGTTTCATTGCCACAAAATGCTTATGCAGCTTTGAAAGAATTATGTAATGATAAACATGGACCAGTCAAAATAACTATAACCATCATAGCAAAGTATCTATTACCATGTTTGTTATATAGTCATATGGATGCACaaacaaaaattattacaaatattcgTGAGCATactataaattttgtaaaaaatttattgGATGAATATGAGAAAGAAGCCAAAACTGCAATTTTAACATTGATACAACATATAATGTTGTTCTGTCCAGATCGACTTGAAGCTAGACAAAAACAAGCTAATGTGTTGCTAAAACTGTTTGGAATATGTAACCAGAATATTGCACTAGAAGCCTTTAAGGATTTAATACTATTGTCACATCATTCAAAGATACCTTTTAGATTATTTGCACAagaaataattggaaaattattacTTGAGTCCTTTTTGGTGAATTGCAATATAACTGATTGCTTAAAAGCTAAGGTAAAAAGAGTATTCTTTGCAATTGTATTGACTAGATGTATGGATTGTTCAAGTATGGTAAGAGGAAAAGCCATGGCTATAATTGCTGAATTTACAGAATCAAGCAATGAAACGgacaaagaaatatttttaactatatttaaaaagtcagatgtaaataaacaatttcttaCATTTCATGACATAAAGAATTCTCTATCTGAGGATACTGATTTTTTACCAGGATCAAATGCATTAATAACTATGCTGGCAGATAGAGTAGAGGATGAAAGAGCAATGGTAAGACGAAGCACATTGCAAATCTTAAAAAATTTGATTGTAATGGTTCCATTTCTGATACATGAAATTGTACCTATAATTAGCCTCAGATGTAGAGATCCAGTATTAATCGTGCGACGTTTTGCTGTACAAGTTCTATCTCAACTTTTAGAACAATTTCCAGATAATTCTCAACTCCTAAATGAATGGGTACAAACTGTTATACCACAAATATTTGACATTGAAATTAAAGTACAAGAAAAGGTGCTAAGTTGTTTAGAAGAGTTATTATTAAATAGAATACAAAGTATTTCTACAACTACTGATACTATTGCAGATAATTTGCCATGGAAAATTTTAAATGCTGTAGCAAATATGAAAATGAGAAGACATTTATCAAAAGCCTGTAGCTTATGGGTTAAAAATGGTGTTATTACTAATTCtataatgaaaaatatacaatCTCATATTGGAACAAATAATAACATAGAAGCTTGGGTCTTTTTGGTTGCATTGGCTGAAAATACCAAGTTACCAAATAtggataaatatttttcaaattatcagcaaatttttctagaaaataatttttacacaAGTTTAGTTTTGCAAGTTTTAAGATGTTCTTGGATGTCTTTAGATTATGAGATTCTAGAAGATCttcatatttatctatataaATGCCTGCAACAATTCAAGATTAATTTTGGATTAATTAGCATTTGTTTGGATATTATACACAACATAATTCATTATTTAAATCCtgataaaaatgataatttGTTAGAATCAAACATGCTAAATTTAGTAAAGATCTCAGAGATAGAAATTGCAAAAATTTTTGAAGGTGAAAATGAAGATGTAGAGGCACCACCCAATTATTTAAAAGCTATGTTTACATTAGGACATGCAACAATTTTATGCAGCTGCAAAATTTCACCGTTAACACTACGGATTTTGCAAGGAATGTTATTGGAATGGGAAACACTACCAGAAGTTATAAAACCGATAGAAGAACTGCAAGCTTTAGCAGTTGTTATTCTTGGACAGCAAGCAATAAGAGATCGTGAAATTGCTGAAGAAGTAGTCCAAATACTTGGTAAATTAATGAGAGAAGAAACAAATTCGATTGTTCAAACTGCTGTGAAAACAAATGCTGCAAAAGCTTTAGCTGATATTTGTGTTAGGTTCACTGCTTTGGTGGAACCATATTTATCAGATATGTGTGTAAGTATGAAAAATTCAACTCCACAAGTACGAGAGGCTATCGTGGTGATATTTATTCAACTTCTTCTGGAAGATTACATAAAAGTTAAGggtcctttcttttttcatatatTAACAATGTTGTCTGATTCGGACAATATGATACGTGAATTAACAATTTTTCTCATAGAAGAACGGCTTTTAACAAAGAATAAGTCACTAATATCACAACAATTTCTACAGAGCATATATcattataataattatcaatcccAACATAAAATTTATCACCATAAAATGtgtgagaaagaaaagaaagcttTAACACTTCCTGGaggaagaaatgaaaagaaacggAGAATAATTTATGATTTCATGCTGGATCATTTAGATCCTCCAGGAAAGATGAAATTGCTTGTAAAAGTAACTAGTCAAATACTTGATGAAACTTGTGCTGATTTGATCgacattaaaaaagaagaaggatcAGGTGTATTAAAGGATGCATTGTATATAATAAGTCACGAGCGTCTACGACCATCATCTTTTAACAGACAAGGTGATGATGACCAACAAGAGGATGAAGAATGTAGAGCTCAAACAAATGTTCCAACTTCTAATGCTATTAGCATTATTATTGAAGGAATTAAGAAGTATGGTTTAGATGTTCTATTACCTAGATTAATAAAACTTAGAATAAAATTATCTGCTCTAAAATCACCATTAGAAAATGTTGTAAAAAAGATTCTAGTTAAAACATATTCTGAATATAACAAGGACCAACTATTAAACATAGTAACCGAATATCCTGAATTGGAAAAAGAAGTGGAGCAGTTTAAAAA ACAGATGGAAGACATTACAGTTGATGATGAGAATTTTACTGAAGAAGAAAATTTTGCATCAGAAATTAATAATCAAAGTGCGTCCAATAAAAAGTTAGATCTAACGATGTGTAATTTACACCCTAAAATTGTATTAGAGCGTCTTTCGGTTCCGCAATTGTTAAACTCTAATTCACCAATCAGGGCTTTAGATAGTTTGAATTCTCCAACATATTCAAACTCAATTTTATGTTCACCTTCACAACCTGGTCCTAGTACAAGTACACCTACATGTTTTAGTTTTGAATCTAATGGCACTGTAGGTCGTGCCTCAAAAGTTAGAAGACTTTCTAGTttctttcaaaatgaaagtgaaCTATTTGATCACGaaataagagaaagaaatatttccCAGGTTCAAGGTGATAGTGAGTCTGATTAA
- the LOC117154138 gene encoding condensin-2 complex subunit D3 isoform X2, protein MEPLKIFDNFKFSELNEDWIQSVWDGEFMIYNEPPDEYQMFLESEDMRLLLNESCTVVKTWLEKGEDQNNFENYDSEISWNTLISMGINIRALLAVLGYIIKNGQSKTANEEARQSCLYATNLYFILLAIPGSCAFNVFHPTLYQRAIETIKIGSEHLLPPLKKHNKTISLDDLNITEQSMNETIILSQSEKEILIQNLNIIICSFILMIKSFRFNDHVQLLDITILGLIEVTKVEDNYIIGQCFNKKAGALNVSLPQNAYAALKELCNDKHGPVKITITIIAKYLLPCLLYSHMDAQTKIITNIREHTINFVKNLLDEYEKEAKTAILTLIQHIMLFCPDRLEARQKQANVLLKLFGICNQNIALEAFKDLILLSHHSKIPFRLFAQEIIGKLLLESFLVNCNITDCLKAKVKRVFFAIVLTRCMDCSSMVRGKAMAIIAEFTESSNETDKEIFLTIFKKSDVNKQFLTFHDIKNSLSEDTDFLPGSNALITMLADRVEDERAMVRRSTLQILKNLIVMVPFLIHEIVPIISLRCRDPVLIVRRFAVQVLSQLLEQFPDNSQLLNEWVQTVIPQIFDIEIKVQEKVLSCLEELLLNRIQSISTTTDTIADNLPWKILNAVANMKMRRHLSKACSLWVKNGVITNSIMKNIQSHIGTNNNIEAWVFLVALAENTKLPNMDKYFSNYQQIFLENNFYTSLVLQVLRCSWMSLDYEILEDLHIYLYKCLQQFKINFGLISICLDIIHNIIHYLNPDKNDNLLESNMLNLVKISEIEIAKIFEGENEDVEAPPNYLKAMFTLGHATILCSCKISPLTLRILQGMLLEWETLPEVIKPIEELQALAVVILGQQAIRDREIAEEVVQILGKLMREETNSIVQTAVKTNAAKALADICVRFTALVEPYLSDMCVSMKNSTPQVREAIVVIFIQLLLEDYIKVKGPFFFHILTMLSDSDNMIRELTIFLIEERLLTKNKSLISQQFLQSIYHYNNYQSQHKIYHHKMCEKEKKALTLPGGRNEKKRRIIYDFMLDHLDPPGKMKLLVKVTSQILDETCADLIDIKKEEGSGVLKDALYIISHERLRPSSFNRQGDDDQQEDEECRAQTNVPTSNAISIIIEGIKKYGLDVLLPRLIKLRIKLSALKSPLENVVKKILVKTYSEYNKDQLLNIVTEYPELEKEVEQFKKWKTLQLMMRILLKKKILHQKLIIKVRPIKS, encoded by the exons ATGGAAcctttaaaaatattcgataattttaaatttagtgAATTAAACGAAGACTGGATTCAATCTGTGTGGGATGGAGAATTTATGATTTATAATGAACCACCTGATGAGTATCAAATGTTTTTAGAGAGTGAGGACATGAGATTGCTTTTAAACGAATCCTGTACTGTTGTAAAAACTTGGCTAGAAAAAGGTGAAGATCAGAATAACTTTGAAAATTATGATTCTGAAATATCTTGGAATACATTGATTTCTATGGGTATAAACATACGTGCTTTATTAGCTGTATTgggttatataataaaaaatggtCAAAGCAAAACAGCCAATGAAGAAGCAAGACAATCATGTTTATATGCgactaatttatattttatacttttggCCATTCCTGGTAGCTGTGCATTCAATGTATTTCATCCTACTTTATATCAACGAGCCATAGAGACAATAAAAATAGGCTCTGAACATTTATTGCCTCCTCTTAAGAAACATAATAAAACAATAAGTTTAGATGATCTAAATATCACTGAACAATCAATGAATGAAACCATTATTCTTTCACAAAGTGAAAAAGAAATTctcatacaaaatttaaatattataatttgcagctttattttaatgataaaatCATTCCGGTTTAATGATCATGTACAGTTACTAGATATTACCATTCTTGGATTAATTGAAGTTACAAAGGTAGAGGATAATTACATAATTGGtcaatgttttaataaaaaagcAGGTGCTTTGAATGTTTCATTGCCACAAAATGCTTATGCAGCTTTGAAAGAATTATGTAATGATAAACATGGACCAGTCAAAATAACTATAACCATCATAGCAAAGTATCTATTACCATGTTTGTTATATAGTCATATGGATGCACaaacaaaaattattacaaatattcgTGAGCATactataaattttgtaaaaaatttattgGATGAATATGAGAAAGAAGCCAAAACTGCAATTTTAACATTGATACAACATATAATGTTGTTCTGTCCAGATCGACTTGAAGCTAGACAAAAACAAGCTAATGTGTTGCTAAAACTGTTTGGAATATGTAACCAGAATATTGCACTAGAAGCCTTTAAGGATTTAATACTATTGTCACATCATTCAAAGATACCTTTTAGATTATTTGCACAagaaataattggaaaattattacTTGAGTCCTTTTTGGTGAATTGCAATATAACTGATTGCTTAAAAGCTAAGGTAAAAAGAGTATTCTTTGCAATTGTATTGACTAGATGTATGGATTGTTCAAGTATGGTAAGAGGAAAAGCCATGGCTATAATTGCTGAATTTACAGAATCAAGCAATGAAACGgacaaagaaatatttttaactatatttaaaaagtcagatgtaaataaacaatttcttaCATTTCATGACATAAAGAATTCTCTATCTGAGGATACTGATTTTTTACCAGGATCAAATGCATTAATAACTATGCTGGCAGATAGAGTAGAGGATGAAAGAGCAATGGTAAGACGAAGCACATTGCAAATCTTAAAAAATTTGATTGTAATGGTTCCATTTCTGATACATGAAATTGTACCTATAATTAGCCTCAGATGTAGAGATCCAGTATTAATCGTGCGACGTTTTGCTGTACAAGTTCTATCTCAACTTTTAGAACAATTTCCAGATAATTCTCAACTCCTAAATGAATGGGTACAAACTGTTATACCACAAATATTTGACATTGAAATTAAAGTACAAGAAAAGGTGCTAAGTTGTTTAGAAGAGTTATTATTAAATAGAATACAAAGTATTTCTACAACTACTGATACTATTGCAGATAATTTGCCATGGAAAATTTTAAATGCTGTAGCAAATATGAAAATGAGAAGACATTTATCAAAAGCCTGTAGCTTATGGGTTAAAAATGGTGTTATTACTAATTCtataatgaaaaatatacaatCTCATATTGGAACAAATAATAACATAGAAGCTTGGGTCTTTTTGGTTGCATTGGCTGAAAATACCAAGTTACCAAATAtggataaatatttttcaaattatcagcaaatttttctagaaaataatttttacacaAGTTTAGTTTTGCAAGTTTTAAGATGTTCTTGGATGTCTTTAGATTATGAGATTCTAGAAGATCttcatatttatctatataaATGCCTGCAACAATTCAAGATTAATTTTGGATTAATTAGCATTTGTTTGGATATTATACACAACATAATTCATTATTTAAATCCtgataaaaatgataatttGTTAGAATCAAACATGCTAAATTTAGTAAAGATCTCAGAGATAGAAATTGCAAAAATTTTTGAAGGTGAAAATGAAGATGTAGAGGCACCACCCAATTATTTAAAAGCTATGTTTACATTAGGACATGCAACAATTTTATGCAGCTGCAAAATTTCACCGTTAACACTACGGATTTTGCAAGGAATGTTATTGGAATGGGAAACACTACCAGAAGTTATAAAACCGATAGAAGAACTGCAAGCTTTAGCAGTTGTTATTCTTGGACAGCAAGCAATAAGAGATCGTGAAATTGCTGAAGAAGTAGTCCAAATACTTGGTAAATTAATGAGAGAAGAAACAAATTCGATTGTTCAAACTGCTGTGAAAACAAATGCTGCAAAAGCTTTAGCTGATATTTGTGTTAGGTTCACTGCTTTGGTGGAACCATATTTATCAGATATGTGTGTAAGTATGAAAAATTCAACTCCACAAGTACGAGAGGCTATCGTGGTGATATTTATTCAACTTCTTCTGGAAGATTACATAAAAGTTAAGggtcctttcttttttcatatatTAACAATGTTGTCTGATTCGGACAATATGATACGTGAATTAACAATTTTTCTCATAGAAGAACGGCTTTTAACAAAGAATAAGTCACTAATATCACAACAATTTCTACAGAGCATATATcattataataattatcaatcccAACATAAAATTTATCACCATAAAATGtgtgagaaagaaaagaaagcttTAACACTTCCTGGaggaagaaatgaaaagaaacggAGAATAATTTATGATTTCATGCTGGATCATTTAGATCCTCCAGGAAAGATGAAATTGCTTGTAAAAGTAACTAGTCAAATACTTGATGAAACTTGTGCTGATTTGATCgacattaaaaaagaagaaggatcAGGTGTATTAAAGGATGCATTGTATATAATAAGTCACGAGCGTCTACGACCATCATCTTTTAACAGACAAGGTGATGATGACCAACAAGAGGATGAAGAATGTAGAGCTCAAACAAATGTTCCAACTTCTAATGCTATTAGCATTATTATTGAAGGAATTAAGAAGTATGGTTTAGATGTTCTATTACCTAGATTAATAAAACTTAGAATAAAATTATCTGCTCTAAAATCACCATTAGAAAATGTTGTAAAAAAGATTCTAGTTAAAACATATTCTGAATATAACAAGGACCAACTATTAAACATAGTAACCGAATATCCTGAATTGGAAAAAGAAGTGGAGCAGTTTAAAAA ATGGAAGACATTACAGTTGATGATGAGAATTTTACTGAAGAAGAAAATTTTGCATCAGAAATTAATAATCAAAGTGCGTCCAATAAAAAGTTAG
- the LOC117154143 gene encoding lymphokine-activated killer T-cell-originated protein kinase: protein MAEFKTPTTKRYKSRVQNNPELQTPIKIPASPFLEQIGYGCGVNVFSLERSPKVGFIRSPWAIKKRNCKIKENKKYNERIRFEAEVLRKLNHPNIVGFRAFTELSNGEPCLAMEKLDASLGDKIEERLETGDDPFPAKDILKITYEIVKGLEYLHHTAHILHGDIKSYNVLVSADYKTVKLCDFGVSLPLTNSLEMCTSNENFTYVGTDCWSAPEIIFEDGPVTNKADIWACGLVVWEMIALSSPHVESSEMDESCLDDSMLEMHMNSNTKTNEHDINIDDDNSFLNETCNKNYGTRPALPAINLGKEYERVLEVFFACTTADYKVRPSAKGLVNYFKNYVYK, encoded by the exons ATGGCTGAATTTAAGACACCGACAACGAAGAGGTATAAAAGTAGGGTACAAAATAATCCAGAATTGCAAACGCCTATTAAAATACCAGCTTCACCGTTTTTAGAGCAAATAGGTTATGGATGCG GTGTTAACGTATTTAGCCTGGAACGATCTCCAAAAGTTGGTTTTATCCGATCTCCATGGGCGATAAAAAAACGTAACTGCAAAattaaggaaaataaaaaatataatgaacGCATTCGATTCGAAGCAGAAGTACTTCGTAAATTAAATCATCCAAACATTGTTGGTTTTCGAGCTTTTACGGAACTTTCAAATGGCGAGCCATGCTTGGCAATGGAAAAATTAGACGCTTCTTTag gTGATAAGATAGAAGAAAGACTCGAAACTGGCGATGATCCATTTCCTGCTAAAgacattttaaaaataacatatGAAATTGTAAAAGGATTAGAATATTTGCATCATACTGCCCATATTTTACATGGTGATATAAAAAGTTATAATGTGTTAGTTTCTGCAGATTATAAAACTGTTAAGCTATGTGATTTTGGCGTGTCTTTGCCACTTACAAATAGTTTAGAAATGTGTACTTCAAATGAAAACTTTACATATGTGGGAACAGATTGTTGGAGTGCACCTGAAATAATATTTG AGGATGGTCCTGTTACAAATAAAGCAGACATTTGGGCATGTGGTCTTGTAGTTTGGGAGATGATAGCCTTATCATCACCTCATGTAGAATCCTCAGAAATGGATGAATCCTGCTTAGATGACTCAATGTTAGAAATGCATATGAATAGCAATACAAAAACAAATGAACATGATATAAATATAGATGATGATAATAGTTTTCTTAATGAAACATGCAATAAAAACTATG GTACTCGTCCTGCATTACCTGCTATTAATCTAGGAAAAGAATATGAGAGAGTACTTGAAGTATTTTTTGCATGCACTACTGCAGACTATAAAGTGAGGCCTAGTGCAAAAGGTcttgttaattattttaaaaattatgtatataaataa
- the LOC117154142 gene encoding putative G-protein coupled receptor B0563.6, with the protein MLTGIFKGTLLCCDDDNSTWNSIINADRHPLNETASVLRVLYRIVIPTIVIGGIFGNVLIFLVLSTPVFRGISYLYLRGLTLANAGVLLSWIPVFIRLGYGTRNNYPSVFYHAHLELVAVNTFAIASISIMTCLIVDRYIFIFFPVRIRSRNARKNIRSFILCSFILGFAVSAPLTGMRTVYEQQEDTGTLFTLRENTSITRSALWNAYIWIMEVVLRLCPTIILLLLNSFVVKRFLQLNARKREFQSVSEKFRTANVPETSLLTRNRGYREEQHLTTLMSMMAICFIVTMIPSILLEFVYYDYKSTDGAYLLFRAFAAVTELCNFAIHIIIYFICSREFRKEFFKLLRNRCRKSTVEEDLERPVGEIEDYSRHGTTVRLTPEQTKLNSPASASKLNPMEEDKESEVLNASDIV; encoded by the exons ATGTTAACGGGAATATTTAAAGG AACGCTTTTATGTTGCGATGACGACAATTCTACGTGGAATAGTATAATTAATGCGGACAGACATCCTCTCAATGAGACTGCTTCTGTATTACGTGTCCTTTATAGGATAGTAATTCCTACGATCGTAATTGGCGGCATTTTCGGTAATGTTTTAATATTCCTGGTGTTATCTACTCCGGTGTTTCGAGGAATTTCGTACCTATATCTCCGAGGACTAACTTTAGCAAACGCCGGGGTTCTTCTATCTTGGATACCTGTAT TTATTAGATTAGGATATGGAACGAGAAACAATTACCCGTCTGTTTTTTACCACGCTCATTTAGAACTGGTTGCCGTAAACACGTTCGCTATAGCCAGCATTTCAATTATGACTTGCTTAATTGTCGATCGATATATCTTCATTTTTTTCCCGGTTCGCATCCGTAGCAGAAACGCACGCAAAAATATTCGCTCTTTTATCCTGTGCTCTTTTATTCTTGGATTCGCG GTAAGCGCTCCGCTAACAGGAATGAGAACAGTATATGAACAGCAAGAAGATACCGGAACTCTCTTCACACTGCGTGAAAACACCTCTATCACCCGAAGTGCTTTATGGAATGCATACATTTGGATCATGGAAGTCGTGCTACGACTCTGTCCAACTATAATTCTTCTTTTACTGAATAGCTTTGTGGTCAAAAGATTTTTGCAGCTCAATGCTAGGAAGAGAGAATTTCAGTCGGTTTCGGAGAAGTTTCGTACTGCAAATGTCCCTGAAACTTCTTTATTGACCCGTAATCGAGGATACAG aGAAGAACAACATTTAACTACATTAATGTCGATGATGGCAATATGTTTTATAGTAACAATGATCCCATCGATATTACTTGAATTTGTATATTATGATTATAAGAGTACAGATGGTGCTTACCTTTTATTTCGAGCATTTGCTGCTGTCACGGAGCTTTGTAATTTTGCTATCCATATTATCATATACTTTATATGCAGCAGAGAATTTCGGAAAGAATTCTTCAAACTTCTTCGG AACAGATGTAGGAAAAGTACAGTGGAAGAAGATCTTGAACGACCAGTAGGAGAAATCGAAGATTATAGTCGACATGGAACAACAGTTCGATTAACACCAGAACAGACAAAGTTAAATTCTCCAGCTTCTGCAAGTAAATTGAATCCTATGGAAGAAGATAAAGAATCAGAAGTATTAAATGCGTCTGATATTGTTTAa